From one Solanum stenotomum isolate F172 chromosome 12, ASM1918654v1, whole genome shotgun sequence genomic stretch:
- the LOC125848623 gene encoding uncharacterized protein LOC125848623, with the protein MDGVIKRRSLCAIVSCFLLFLLAYNSSTVFYVQVPVPGNSSPEISSFLTENVARKSRKLVSLSTSAKLLSSVIYAVKEETPLVKPNTQLIISRKNPNLVGFTYDSVAYQPRRRRKNKPLVKVLPSGDRINVFSMRMKEFFGSKSSNSSCKFRFFMTWISSIESFGGRELFAVESLFKGHPNGCLVIVSTSMDSPRGMQVLNPFLEKGLKVTAISPDFMYLFKNTIAQAWIDNLMKGNIDPGEVSLGQNLSNLLRLGLLYKFGGIYLDTDVVVLKSFGKLRNVIGAQTIDVETRNWSRLNNAVMIFDKRHPLLYKFIEEFALTFDGNKWGHNGPYLVSRVVSRVSGRDGYNFTVLPPMAFYPVDWNRIGSLFLGPRNETQAKWLLLKLQQIQSGSLAVHLWNKQSRELEVEEGSIIQHIMSDCCVFCNSYSSKL; encoded by the coding sequence ATGGATGGTGTCATCAAGAGGAGGTCTTTATGTGCAATTGTTTCTTGTTTTCTGCTTTTTCTCTTAGCTTACAACAGTTCCACTGTGTTCTATGTTCAAGTCCCGGTTCCGGGGAACTCTTCGCCGGAGATTTCAAGTTTTTTAACTGAAAATGTCGccagaaaatcaagaaagttgGTTTCTTTATCTACTTCAGCTAAACTTTTATCCTCTGTGATATATGCAGTAAAAGAAGAAACCCCACTTGTAAAACCAAACACCCAGTTGATAATTTCCCGGAAAAATCCAAACTTGGTGGGTTTTACATATGATTCAGTGGCTTATCAACctagaagaaggagaaagaatAAGCCTTTGGTGAAGGTTCTTCCTTCAGGGGACAGAATCAATGTGTTTTCAATGAGAATGAAGGAGTTTTTTGGTTCTAAATCATCCAATTCTTCCTGTAAGTTTCGATTTTTCATGACTTGGATTTCTTCCATTGAATCTTTTGGTGGAAGGGAACTGTTTGCTGTGGAGAGTCTGTTTAAGGGACACCCAAATGGCTGTTTGGTCATTGTGTCTACTTCAATGGATTCTCCAAGAGGAATGCAAGTTTTAAACCCTTTCTTGGAGAAAGGATTAAAGGTAACTGCAATTTCACCTGATTTTATGTACTTGTTTAAAAATACTATTGCTCAAGCCTGGATTGATAACTTAATGAAGGGTAATATTGACCCCGGGGAAGTTTCTTTAGGTCAGAATCTCTCAAATTTGTTAAGACTTGGTTTACTGTATAAGTTTGGTGGGATTTATTTAGATACTGATGTTGTAGTGTTGAAGAGTTTTGGGAAGCTAAGGAATGTTATTGGGGCTCAAACTATTGATGTTGAAACAAGAAATTGGAGTAGGTTAAATAATGCTGTAATGATTTTTGATAAGAGGCATCCTTTGTTGTACAAGTTTATTGAAGAATTTGCACTTACGTTTGATGGGAATAAATGGGGTCATAATGGTCCTTATTTGGTTTCAAGGGTTGTGTCAAGGGTAAGTGGAAGAGATGGATACAATTTCACTGTTTTGCCCCCAATGGCTTTTTATCCAGTTGATTGGAATAGGATTGGTAGTCTCTTTCTTGGGCCGAGGAACGAGACTCAGGCGAAATGGTTGCTCTTGAAACTCCAGCAGATTCAGAGTGGAAGTTTGGCAGTGCATCTTTGGAACAAGCAAAGTAGAGAGCTTGAGGTTGAAGAAGGAAGCATAATTCAACATATAATGTCAGATTGTTGTGTTTTCTGCAATTCTTACTCATCAAAGTTGTAA